One window from the genome of Xiphophorus hellerii strain 12219 chromosome 16, Xiphophorus_hellerii-4.1, whole genome shotgun sequence encodes:
- the ddx42 gene encoding ATP-dependent RNA helicase DDX42 isoform X2, translating to MAENPTAGLTQEEEEENIDYDSDGNPIPSTTKKIILPLPPIDHSEIDYPPFEKNFYNEHEELSILNGSQVLELRQKLNLRVSGAAPPKPCTSFAHFGFDEQLMHQIRKSEYTQPTPIQCQGVPIALSGRDMIGIAKTGSGKTVAFIWPMLVHIMDQKELEPGEGPIAVIVCPTRELCQQIHAECKRFGKAYSLRSVAVYGGGSMWEQAKALQEGAEIVVCTPGRLIDHVKKKATSLQRVTYLVFDEADRMFDMGFEYQVRSVASHVRPDRQTLLFSATFRKKIERLARDILVDPIRVVQGDIGEANEDVTQVVELLLSGSDKWNWLTRRLVEFTSTGSVLIFVTKKANSEELATNLTQEGYSLGLLHGDMDQSERNKVISDFKKKNLPVLVATDVAARGLDIPSIRTVVNYDVARDIDTHTHRIGRTGRAGEKGVAYTLLTSKDTSFAGDLVRNLEGANQAVPKELMDLAMQNPWFRKSRFKGGKGKKLNIGGGGLGYKERPGLGSESSERSSSLSSASSFEGYSKPTTGAMGDRMSALKQAFQAQYKSHFVAATSGPPKLSTKSSSSSGWTSAGSLNSVPTEAANGSERHNMAAFSMPGFTSAGSLSSVPANPTGSQHSSPPPAPPTHRETPRDRHGESQGRPGDGHHRHSDRSDRSDRHSGEDRYGDRDRHGDRDRDRHGDRDRHSSRHSDSRNGDGSRRERDDRRGDRDGGDRGSGEGRDRGDDSFAVPDPPKRRKSRWDN from the exons ATGGCAGAGAATCCCACAGCAGGGCTGAcccaggaggaagaggaggaaaacatCGACTATGACAGTGATGGAAACCCAATTCCTTCTACAACCAAGAAAATAATCTTGCCGCTGCCACCAATTGATCACTCAGAG ATCGACTACCCACCTTTTGAGAAAAACTTTTACAATGAACACGAGGAGCTAAGCATTCTCAACGGCAGCCAAGTGTTGGAGTTGAGGCAGAAACTCAACTTGAGA GTTTCTGGTGCTGCCCCTCCTAAACCTTGCACCAGCTTTGCTCACTTTGGCTTCGATGAGCAGCTGATGCATCAGATTCGAAAGTCTGAGTACACTCAGCCCACGCCGATCCAGTGTCAG GGAGTTCCCATTGCTCTTTCTGGACGCGACATGATCGGCAttgcaaaaacaggaagtggtaaaaCAGTGGCATTCATCTGGCCGATGCTGGTTCACATCATGGACCAGAAGGAGCTGGAGCCGGGAGAGGGACCTATAGCGGTCATCGTGTGTCCCACCAGGGAGCTCTGTCAGCAG ATCCATGCAGAGTGTAAGCGTTTTGGGAAAGCGTACTCGCTGCGTTCTGTGGCTGTTTACGGAGGCGGCAGCATGTGGGAGCAGGCCAAGGCTCTGCAGGAGGGAGCAGAGATCGTCGTGTGCACGCCG GGTCGCCTGATTgaccatgttaaaaaaaaggccACATCCTTACAGAGAGTGACATATCTGGTGTTTGATGAAGCTGATCGCATGTTTGATATGGGATTTG AATATCAGGTGAGATCAGTTGCAAGCCATGTTCGTCCAGACAGGCAGA CTCTTCTCTTCAGCGCCACTTTTCGGAAAAAAATCGAGAGGTTGGCAAGGGACATTTTAGTTGATCCTATTCGGGTTGTGCAAGGCGACATCGGAGAG GCCAACGAGGATGTGACTCAGGtggtggagctgctgctcagcggATCAGATAAATGGAACTGGCTGACCCGAAGGCTGGTCGAGTTCACTTCCACCGGCTCTGTGCTCATTTTCGTCACCAAGAAGGCCAACTCTGAGGAGCTGGCCACTAACCTGACTCAGGAGGGCTACAGCCTCGGCCTCCTGCACGGAGACATGGACCAGAGCGAGAGGAACAAAGTCATCAGCGACTTCAAGAAGAAAAATTTACCCGTTCTGGTTGCCACTGATGTAGCCG CCCGTGGTCTGGACATCCCGTCAATTCGCACCGTGGTGAACTACGATGTGGCGCGCGACATCGACACGCACACTCACAGAATCGGCCGAACGGGTCGCGCCGGGGAGAAAGGTGTCGCTTACACCCTTCTGACCAGCAAAGACACTTCATTTGCCGGCGACTTGGTGCGAAACCTGGAGGGAGCCAATCAGGCCGTTCCCAAAGAGCTCATGGATTTAGCCATGCAG AATCCCTGGTTCAGGAAATCGCGGTTTAAGGGAGGTAAAGGAAAGAAGCTGAACATCGGTGGAGGCGGTCTTGGTTACAAAGAGAGACCGGGTCTGGGGTCCGAGAGCTCT GAACGTAGCAGCAGCTTGTCTTCTGCTAGTAGCTTTGAAGGCTACAGCAAACCGACAACTGGGGCGATGGGGGACCGCATGTCTGCACTGAAACAAGCTTTCCAG GCTCAGTATAAGAGCCATTTTGTGGCAGCAACCAGCGGCCCTCCGAAGCTCAGCACcaagtccagcagctcctccgGTTGGACCAGCGCCGGCAGCCTGAACTCTGTGCCAACAGAGGCCGCCAATGGCTCAGAGAGACACAACATGGCCGCCTTTTCAATGCCTGGTTTCACCAGCGCCGGCTCCCTGAGTTCCGTGCCCGCCAATCCAACTGGCTCACAGCACAGCAGCCCTCCACCCGCACCcccgacacacagagagaccCCGCGGGACCGACACGGGGAGTCCCAGGGTCGTCCCGGCGACGGCCATCACCGCCACAGCGACAGGAGCGACAGGAGCGACCGGCATAGCGGCGAGGATCGCTACGGTGACCGGGACCGACACGGAGACAGAGATCGCGACCGCCATGGTGACAGGGATCGCCACAGCAGCCGCCACAGCGACAGCCGGAATGGCGACGGAAgcagaagagagagagatgacCGGAGAGGGGACAGGGATGGCGGAGACAGGGGAAGCGGGGAGGGGAGGGACAGGGGAGACGATAGCTTTGCAGTTCCCGACCCGCCGAAACGCAGAAAGAGCCGATGGGATAACTAA